A DNA window from Candidatus Zixiibacteriota bacterium contains the following coding sequences:
- a CDS encoding transposase: MKSVRLSGFDYRAANQAYFVTAKFKLPLQETVCSKLFEALLQLIGDSEYTCDALVVMPDHIHVLVRAGDSDRTALSDLVCILKSKSVYLLKQENLITESFWQRGYHEHVIRGPVDLKEKLTYIVNNPIRASLVEVEETYRYLYVAALEKGRRKAAPYAMEET; the protein is encoded by the coding sequence ATGAAGTCGGTCCGACTTTCGGGATTTGATTATAGGGCTGCAAACCAAGCTTACTTTGTTACCGCGAAGTTCAAATTGCCGCTTCAGGAGACTGTATGCAGCAAGTTATTTGAAGCGCTGTTGCAGCTTATTGGAGATTCTGAGTACACCTGCGACGCACTTGTTGTAATGCCAGACCATATCCATGTACTGGTCCGGGCGGGTGACAGTGACCGTACAGCTTTGAGCGACTTGGTTTGTATACTGAAGTCCAAAAGCGTTTATCTGCTGAAGCAAGAGAATCTCATCACCGAGTCTTTTTGGCAACGAGGATACCACGAGCACGTTATCCGCGGTCCAGTGGACCTTAAGGAGAAGCTGACATATATCGTGAATAATCCAATCAGGGCAAGCTTGGTTGAAGTTGAGGAAACATATCGATATCTTTATGTTGCGGCGTTGGAGAAGGGGCGACGCAAGGCCGCCCCCTACGCGATGGAGGAAACGTGA